A stretch of the Ictidomys tridecemlineatus isolate mIctTri1 chromosome 5, mIctTri1.hap1, whole genome shotgun sequence genome encodes the following:
- the LOC101958737 gene encoding alpha-1-antichymotrypsin, translating into MSPLLALGLLVAGFCPAVLCHSPGTPTSNTLRFASNNADFTFSLYKQLASRNPQENVVFSPLSISTALAFLALGAHNTTLRELLQGLKFNLMAITEAEIHQGFQHLLRTLSQPSDQLQLSIGNAMFVKDDLELLTKFTDDAQSLYEAQTFTTNFQDLDAAEKSINDYVKEKTQGKIVDLIKGLDPQTVMVLLNYIFFKAKWMTPFYPGDTSEARFYLNGKKWIKVPMMSAEDLYIPYFRDKALSCTVIQLDYAGNASALFILPDSGKMRKVEAMLLPDTLKRWRNSLQMEWIDELYLPKFCISSDFNLEDALHQLGIREVFSKQADLSGVTGYKNLMVSKVIHKALLDVTEEGTEAVAATGVKIVLTSAKLGTKTIVNFNKPFLMAIIHEDVILFMSKVTNPKPTSVE; encoded by the exons ATGTCCCCGCTCCTGGCTCTAGGGCTCTTGGTGGCAGGGTTCTGCCCTGCTGTCCTTTGCCACTCACCTGGCACACCGACTTCGAACACCCTGAGATTTGCCTCCAACAATGCTGACTTCACCTTCAGCCTCTACAAACAGTTGGCTTCCAGGAATCCCCAAGAGAATGTCGTCTTCTCCCCCCTGAGCATCTCTACCGCCCTGGCCTTCCTGGCCCTGGGGGCCCACAACACCACCCTGAGGGAGCTTCTCCAGGGCCTCAAATTCAACCTCATGGCGATCACGGAGGCGGAAATCCACCAGGGCTTTCAGCATCTCCTGCGCACCCTCAGCCAGCCCAGCGACCAGCTGCAGCTCAGCATAGGCAATGCCATGTTCGTCAAGGACGATCTGGAGCTGCTGACCAAGTTCACTGATGATGCCCAGAGCCTATATGAGGCCCAGACCttcaccaccaacttccaggaccTTGATGCTGCAGAGAAGAGCATCAATGACTATGTGAAGGAAAAAACCCAGGGGAAAATCGTGGACCTGATCAAAGGGCTGGACCCCCAGACGGTGATGGTCCTGTTAAATTACATCTTCTTTAAAG CCAAGTGGATGACGCCCTTTTACCCCGGCGATACCTCCGAGGCCAGGTTCTACTTGAACGGGAAGAAGTGGATAAAAGTGCCCATGATGAGCGCCGAGGACCTGTACATACCCTACTTCCGGGACAAGGCGCTCTCCTGCACCGTGATTCAGCTGGATTACGCTGGCAATGCGAGTGCACTCTTCATCCTCCCTGACTCGGGCAAGATGCGGAAGGTGGAGGCCATGCTGCTCCCAGACACCCTGAAGAGGTGGAGAAACTCGCTGCAGATGGA GTGGATAGATGAGCTCTATCTGCCCAAGTTCTGCATCTCAAGTGACTTCAATCTGGAAGATGCTCTTCACCAACTGGGCATCAGGGAGGTCTTCTCCAAGCAAGCTGACCTGTCAGGGGTCACGGGGTACAAGAACCTGATGGTCTCTAAG GTGATCCATAAGGCTCTGCTTGATGTGACTGAGGAGGGGACGGAAGCGGTTGCTGCCACTGGAGTCAAAATAGTCCTCACATCGGCAAAGCTAGGCACAAAGACCATTGTGAATTTCAACAAGCCCTTCCTGATGGCCATCATCCATGAAGACGTCATCCTCTTTATGAGCAAAGTCACCAACCCCAAGCCAACCTCTGTTGAGTAG